The following is a genomic window from Chryseobacterium ginsenosidimutans.
ATATAAGCATCCTGTAAATAAAATCCGATTTCATCCCATCTGAACAAAGATAATTTTGGTTCTAAAATTATTTCTTCAAAGCCAAGATCCTTATAAAAATTTCTGCTGATTTCGAAATTTTCAGAACCTATAAATGGACGGATTGATTTAATTTTTTGTTTCATAATTGCTATTTTTCCAGTTATTGTAAGTCATTTCAAATTTTATTTCACCTTTTCCGTGAGTTCCGATTTGTTTCCAGCCAGATTTCCTGTAAAAAATTTCTGCTCTTGTATTGGGAGAAGTTCCGAGCCAGACATTTTCCTGTGTTTGATCAAAATACCAATCAAGCATAATGTTGTGTAACTTTCTTCCAATACCTTGTTTTTCAAAATCGGGATGTAAAAATAATGCCCAAATATTATTTTCCATTAAATCAACAATAGAAAAACCAACAATCTTGTCATTAACTTCACAAATCCAGCCTTTTCCTCTGTTAAAAAGAAATTCTTCACAATCCTTATCTGTTACGAGATTTGGATCTGATAAAGTATTTTCTTTGACAGAATTCCTTACTATTTGAATTTGAGAAATATCTTTTAACTGAGCCTCACGAATAATCATTTAAAATAATACTTTAATTAAAACCCATAAACATCTGTCTATTAAATATTTATTAGTTTATAAATTATTTTTTATCGACTACAATTCTTTCCGGTCTGTTTGCTATTTCCCATGCAGTTGTAAAAACAAGCTGCGCTCTTTTTGCTAACAGATTATAATCTATTTTTTCTACATCATCCGTTGGTTTATGATAATCTTCATGAATTCCATCAAAGAAAAATGCAACAGGAATGTTATGTTTAGCAAAATTGTAATGATCTGATCTGTAATACAGTCTCTCTGTGTCATTAGGATCATCATATCTATAATTCAATTCTAAATTATTTGTTCTCTTATTGGCTGTTTCATTAATTACTTTTAATTGTGAGCTTAACATTTCAGAACCAATAACATAAACATATTGTTTACCTCTGTTTTCAGGATCATCCCGGCCAATCATATCAATATTTAAATCCACCACAGTATTTGCCAATGGAAAAACAGGATTGTCGGTATAATATTCAGAACCAAATAATCCGTGTTCTTCGCCGGTTACATGAAGAAATAAGATCGATCTTTTTGGGCCTTTTCCTGCTTTTTTAGCACTTTGAAAGGCTTTTGCGATTTCCATTACAGCAACCGTACCGCTTCCGTCATCGTCTGCACCGTTGTAAACAACCCCATTTCTTGTCCCAACATGGTCGTAATGCCCGGAAATAACCACAATTTCTTCAGGCTTTTCAGATCCTTCGATAAAGGCAAGAATATTTTCAGAATCAGGAAGATTTCCACCGCCTCTTTTTTTCATAAAGTCTGCCGGAACCTTCTGATAATAAGAACCCAGAGCTTTTGGAAAAGAAATTCCTAAATTTTTATAATAATTAACCATATATACTCCAGCCTTCTTTTGTCCCGGGCTTCCTGTATCTCTTCCTTCCATTTCATCAGAAGCAATTACATATAAGTTTTTCTTTAGATCATCTGCACTAATCTCCTTATAAGCAGAAACAAACGCTTTATCACCCTTTACACCGGACGAAGTTGAAGATGCCGCATCAGTAGAAATTTTTGCTGTTCCACAACTTACCAATACAGCAATTGAAAATAGTGGAATAAATAGTTTTTTCATTATAAAATAATTTGCTTAAAAATAATAAAAATTATTTAATCCGTAACGAATGGCTAATTTTCCTATATTTGATATAAACGCAAAATATATGCAGAAAGTTTACGGATTTACTCATTACTCATTCTTTACGGAAATGTCGGAACTTGCTTCAAAACATAACAGTTTTGATCTTTCTTTAGGTTTGGCAGATTTTGATATTGATGTGCGCCTAAAAGACTTTTTAAAAGAAGCAGCTGGTCATAACAGTCATAATTATGAGCCACTTGCCGGAAATCCTTTATTGATTGAAAGCGTTATAAGTCTTAATTCAAAAAGGAAAAACAGCATTTTTTTAAGAGAAAATGAAGTCACTATTACCCCATGTGCAACCTTTACTTTATATACTGCACTAAAATCAGTTATAAATCAAGGAGATGAAGTTATTATTATCCAGCCATCTTACTACACTTACGGACCTTCTATTGTTTTAAATAATGGGATTCCTGTCTATTATGATCTTGATAATGATCTTGAAATAAACTGGGAAAAACTTCAAAACTGCATTTCAGAAAAAACAAAAGCCATCATTGTTAATTCTCCTCAAAATCCTACAGGAAAAATGTGGACAGAAAATGATTGGAATCAGCTATATCAAATTATTAAAGATCAGGAAATTTACTTGATTTCAGAAGAGATTTATGACACTTACTGTTATGATGGAAAAGAACATTACAGTACATTTCTGCATCCTGAATTAAAGAAAAGGACATTTTGTATCTTCTCCTTTGGCAAAATGTTTCATTCCACCGGCTGGAAAGTAAGTTATCTGTTGGCTTCGGAAGAGCTTACGGCTAAGTTTCGGTGTCATCAGCAATATATTTCTTACAGTGCGAATGCGCCCTGTCAATATGCAATTGCAAAATATTTACAGGTTTTTGATCCTTTGGAGAATCAACGGATAATGCAGCAGAAAAGAGATATTTTTTATGATTTAATGAAAGGAACACCTTTACAGATAGACAAAAAGGCAGAAGGTGCTGTTTTTCAGATCGTTAATTTTAGAAATGTTTCAAAGACGATGACCGATGTAGAATTTTCCAAATGGCTTACAATTGAAAAAAAGGTAGCCTGTCTTCCGCTTTCAGCCTTTTATGACTCAAGACAAAATTCGGATTATGTGCGTTTTAGCTTTTCAAAAAAAGATGACTTGATTATTAATGCCTTGGAGCATTTAAGAAAGAATCTTTAAAAAACTATTGATTTATTATTCAGTATTCTGAGGATTATAAATAAAAAAGCACCGCATTATGCAGTGCTTTAAATATTTTTGAGTGAGTTTTAAAGAGCCAAAATCCTTACATCGATTCTTCTGTTCTTCGCCTTACATTCATCAGTATCATTTGCTTCACAGACAGGATATTGAGATCCGTAACCTTCTGCTTCTACC
Proteins encoded in this region:
- a CDS encoding M28 family metallopeptidase, whose translation is MKKLFIPLFSIAVLVSCGTAKISTDAASSTSSGVKGDKAFVSAYKEISADDLKKNLYVIASDEMEGRDTGSPGQKKAGVYMVNYYKNLGISFPKALGSYYQKVPADFMKKRGGGNLPDSENILAFIEGSEKPEEIVVISGHYDHVGTRNGVVYNGADDDGSGTVAVMEIAKAFQSAKKAGKGPKRSILFLHVTGEEHGLFGSEYYTDNPVFPLANTVVDLNIDMIGRDDPENRGKQYVYVIGSEMLSSQLKVINETANKRTNNLELNYRYDDPNDTERLYYRSDHYNFAKHNIPVAFFFDGIHEDYHKPTDDVEKIDYNLLAKRAQLVFTTAWEIANRPERIVVDKK
- a CDS encoding aminotransferase class I/II-fold pyridoxal phosphate-dependent enzyme; its protein translation is MQKVYGFTHYSFFTEMSELASKHNSFDLSLGLADFDIDVRLKDFLKEAAGHNSHNYEPLAGNPLLIESVISLNSKRKNSIFLRENEVTITPCATFTLYTALKSVINQGDEVIIIQPSYYTYGPSIVLNNGIPVYYDLDNDLEINWEKLQNCISEKTKAIIVNSPQNPTGKMWTENDWNQLYQIIKDQEIYLISEEIYDTYCYDGKEHYSTFLHPELKKRTFCIFSFGKMFHSTGWKVSYLLASEELTAKFRCHQQYISYSANAPCQYAIAKYLQVFDPLENQRIMQQKRDIFYDLMKGTPLQIDKKAEGAVFQIVNFRNVSKTMTDVEFSKWLTIEKKVACLPLSAFYDSRQNSDYVRFSFSKKDDLIINALEHLRKNL
- a CDS encoding GNAT family N-acetyltransferase, whose translation is MIIREAQLKDISQIQIVRNSVKENTLSDPNLVTDKDCEEFLFNRGKGWICEVNDKIVGFSIVDLMENNIWALFLHPDFEKQGIGRKLHNIMLDWYFDQTQENVWLGTSPNTRAEIFYRKSGWKQIGTHGKGEIKFEMTYNNWKNSNYETKN